accgGAGAAAAACAGTggaaaaaatgaaaacaaataaagaaaacaagaaaatcagaaaactgagaaagaaagaaaaacaaagaaagggaagcaaaataaataaaagaaaagaaaaaaaattcaataaaaCCCGAGAAAGTAACAAATGAAACTGGTGAAAACACAAATAAAAGCAAAAAATCATTGAAGGAACAACAAAACTGaagagcaaataaatgggagaaaaaaacaaagaaaccaAGACCAATCATAGCCACCATCGAGCGTCTTGATCGAACAAAATCTTATCGAACGAAAAAAAGCCGAAAAATGGGGTGGCCCAGTAGCTACTCGTGGAGGAAAAGCTTTCAGGCGAGAATGGTGCACTCAAGCGAGATGTAGGTTTTGCGCCTGCCCTGGCAAATGATTCGTTCGATGTAGGAGCTACCCAGATCGATTGTTCCCCTGATATCTGGGTCCAATAAAATTGGGTGCATCCAGTCTCCAAACCACCATCTACCAGTACATGCACGGATAGCTAGACTTTAGTGGTTTCATGTTTTTATCAGAAGAAAAACTTAGCCTTTGTCATGCTttgttcttcttctctttctttttttctctcatgaGTGCTCTGTATTTGTTATCTAATTTGGATCATTTCAACTCCTACAATCCCCAGGTTTGGTAGATTTTTTTTGGATACTCACGTCTGTGAGCTGCTATATATCTAGTCTTCAGTGTCATTACTTGGCCGAGGAAACTCATACATAAAATGCAGGGCTATAAAATGGAACGCCCTATGATGAGAGTGACTAGAAGATGGTTGCCAATAGAAAAGAGTGGCTGAGAGATGATTCACTGGAACAACTTAATATGTTTATGTATTTCCTTGGCGATATATGTATACAGGGTGGCAAATTAAGTGGGTATGACTAGTTTAGTTATATAGGATAACTCACATAGTAGGAGAAGCAATTACACAATAGGCAGCAGCAAGTCACCAACACGGTCAAGTACATGATTATACAGCAAGAAGCGGAAACAACATACAAGTAAGTAGGAGTACATGATAGTAGGAGTAGTTTTCTTCTGAGAGAGAAAACAGAATGCTACGTAATTGAGAAACAAGAACGGCGGATTTATTTGTGATAATTAACGACATCACTGATGAGACTGCGTGGATCACTTCGTCTCCTCATCCTTGGATAAAATGCTTACCATGAAGAACTGCTACATCGCCTTGTCTGCTTCTTCGTTTTTCATTTCTGGCGCCTCCTTTTTTGCATTGGTTTTCTTGCCCTCGAGGAATTGCTTAAGCACCTGCAGCGCTTGGCCGGCGTCCTCCTTCCGGAGCAGCATTTCGGACACCTCGGCCGGTGTCACGTCCACCGCTTTAAGCAGTTGCTGTATCTCCGGAAACAGAGGGTGGTCGTCGACGAGGTGGTAGTTCCGGGCCAGCGTCCTGAACGCCTCCCAGCGGCAGTAGCCCATTTCGACGTGCATGTCCATGCGCCCTGGCCGCAGCAGGGCCTGATCGAGGCGCTCCTTGTAgttggtggtgaagatgatgatgcgcTCCTCGCCGCTCGTCGACCACAGCCCGTCGATGaagttgagcagcccggacagcgtTACAGTATTCTGCTTTCGTTGTGGTCGCTGCCGCCGGGGGGTGTTGTCGGGGTCGGCGGCCGGCTCCGGCATGTTGCGGCTGCCTTCCTCTTCCCTTGACTTCTTGGCGTCGAAGCAGCAGTCGATGTCCTCGATGACGAGGATGGATTTGTTGCGCATGTTGATGAGCAGCATCTGGAGCGCTGAGTTGTCGGGCACCACGGAAAGGTCGAGGTCGTAGAGGTTGAACCGAAGGTAGTTGGCCATGGCGGCGACCAGGCTTGACTTGCCGGTCCCGGGCGGGCCGTAGAGCAGGTACCCGCGCTTCCACGGCTTGCCGATCCGCAAGTAATACTCCTTCCGCTTCAGGAAGCGGTCGAGGTCGTCCATGACGGCCTGCTTGAGCGACGGGTCCATGGCGAGCGTGGCGAAGGTGGCGGGGTGGTGGTAGTTGATGCCGTGCTGCCACGATGCCCCGTCGTTCTTGGAGATCTTCAGCGCGCGGGCACGCATCCGCAGCTGCTCCGCGGTGGACATGACGAAGGGTACGTACCGCTCGCTCACCGTGTCGGCGTCCTTGGCGTCGAAGCTGAGCTTGAAGTACTCCCCGGTGGTGCCGTCCTCGCCGCGGCCTGCGCGCACATACTTCCACACGACGTCGACGCCGTCGAAGTGGTCGCTGGTGGAGCCGTCGTATTCCAGGCACAGAAGCGTgctccagctgctgctgctccggtcaGGCTCCACGGGGAAGAGACCGAGGCCGAGACACGGCGTGGTGCGCGGGCTGATCTTGGTGGTCAGGTACTTGCGCGCGGCGTCGAAGAGCTCGTTCTCGCTGTACCCGGAGTCGAAGTCGCGGCGGATGACGAGGGCGTGCCGCTCCTTGTCAGAAGCGCCCAGTGGGGCGCGCACGAACGCTGCGGCCCGGCCGAGCGCGGCACGCAGCTCGGGAGGGAGGATGTCCCGCGCCATGCCGCGCGCCATGCCGCGCGCCAGCATCACGTAGCCGGCCACCGAGGCTGCCGTGCCCAGCGCTTTCTTGCAGGTGTCCAGCACCGTCAGTGGCAAGCTTTCCATGGCTAACTTGCTACGATACCAACAACAGTCCCCTCACAGACGGTGCTGATGTGTGTTTTGAATGTTGATAATGTTCCGCTCTATTTATAGACAAGGCATGGTGACCATGCTGTACGAGGTTTCCAAGAGATTTTGTGTCTAATGTGTGAACGTTTGACTCTAAGTCTCATTTCATGTGTCCCACGTGCTCCACAAaaataactactccctccattccaaattacttgtcgcaggtatgaatgtatctagatatattttagttctagatacactcATTTCTATAACAAGTAAAACGGATGGAGTAATTAAGAACTACTCTAGCAAAGTTATCTTATTGATCCTGTCGGCATACATACTAACCGTCAACATGGCGATTTTTGTCGGCTCTAGTAGCACCATCCGGAAGCGTGCCTACTAATTGCGGACGGCCGCGTGCCGACTACCCGCAGCCATTAATGACACCCCCTTCCTCCCTCCATGTTTTCGCGCCGCCCCTTGGCTACAAAAAAGCCGTTGCCATGGCGCAATGGCTGACAAGCTCCAGCTAGAACACCACCACACCCTCCCTGTAGCCATGGCCGGATAGCTTCACCCGACCCAAAATGGGTGCATCTCCCGAAGGAGGAAGAGCGGATCCTGGATGAGGCTACAGAGGAGGAGGCTGACCTCATCACTGAGAAGGAGGTAGACGATCGCCTTTACGTGCTTGAGGTGGCGAAGAAGGATCCCACCTACGATGAGTGATCGGATGGGAATCTGACAACAGACACCATGAGTTCGACTCGCATGGCGGCTACAAGTTGATTCCTCATTAGCAGGAGAGACCTCCACCACGTGCTCCCTTTTCCCCTCACCGTTGAGGAGGCATGGAATGAGCGCTACAAGGCCTAAGCCTCAGACGTCCATCCCGACAAAATCTTCAAACATACTACCACCGAGAAGGCATTCCAGGCGAAGAGTGACTGCGGCGTCTGGCTACATTACAACGAGAAGAAGGCGGACTTGTCGCAGGAGAGGGAGCAGATCAGATGGCCCAAATTCAACACGGAGAAGGTGTCATGGACCGAGACGGATAACGGCATATTGGGTGTCCCCCTCCTCAGTGGACCGCCATACCGTCGTGAATAGACAATTAGTGGACTCATCACATATCCATCTGCCCCATGTAGTGCATTCACCATCATCATGATGAGGAGCAACTAGTGCTTTTCACAAGACATAAAAAGTCACCAGTGAAGTAAAAAATGTCACTAATCAACTTTTCGACCCCCTATGTAACCACTTGGTAATGTAGTGTtatcaaaaattagtttttcaatcCTTGAAATTGGGTGTGTGGATTTCTCAGTTGATGGGACACGAAaatataaaagaaaagaaaagctaTGGAGGCTGCATTATGTCCATTCCGTGTTTGCGCACAACCCTCATGGCCTCCATATCCATGTGAAGCGCACTTCATATGACAGATGCGGCAATTATAGCTGCTCTAAGTACAGTAGTACACCTACCGACAAACACTACCACATGTGCACTGTCGAagaacatctactcaaatcatagagCTCTTGCAGCATGCCATGTGCCACACGCTTTTCACCGTGCACTACTAAAATCGACGAGTTTGCCTAGTATCCAAAATACTTAACAAAAGAAGAGACATTTCCTATTGTTACATCGGCAAGGCACACTCAGTGTACACTCTTCCAACTAAGTAACCTTTGCTGACCCTTTTTCATACGTACTTGCCTAGTATTTTTCTTGAGTGCCGCTCCATATGGTGGATGGTGATTGCCGATATAGCCTAGTGTTTCTCCAAG
The sequence above is drawn from the Triticum aestivum cultivar Chinese Spring chromosome 7A, IWGSC CS RefSeq v2.1, whole genome shotgun sequence genome and encodes:
- the LOC123154755 gene encoding AAA-ATPase At3g50940, producing the protein MESLPLTVLDTCKKALGTAASVAGYVMLARGMARGMARDILPPELRAALGRAAAFVRAPLGASDKERHALVIRRDFDSGYSENELFDAARKYLTTKISPRTTPCLGLGLFPVEPDRSSSSWSTLLCLEYDGSTSDHFDGVDVVWKYVRAGRGEDGTTGEYFKLSFDAKDADTVSERYVPFVMSTAEQLRMRARALKISKNDGASWQHGINYHHPATFATLAMDPSLKQAVMDDLDRFLKRKEYYLRIGKPWKRGYLLYGPPGTGKSSLVAAMANYLRFNLYDLDLSVVPDNSALQMLLINMRNKSILVIEDIDCCFDAKKSREEEGSRNMPEPAADPDNTPRRQRPQRKQNTVTLSGLLNFIDGLWSTSGEERIIIFTTNYKERLDQALLRPGRMDMHVEMGYCRWEAFRTLARNYHLVDDHPLFPEIQQLLKAVDVTPAEVSEMLLRKEDAGQALQVLKQFLEGKKTNAKKEAPEMKNEEADKAM